AACCAACGGGCAAATAATGAGATTAAAACTATTTACGGAACGGTCACAACTGGAACTGTTTGGAAATTTTTAAAATTAGAAGATCGAACTTTATTTATCGATAAAATTGAGTATTATGTTAAGGAAATAGATAAAATATTGGGTATTCTTTTAGAATCAATAAAGGCTAATTTAACTGCGGATTAATTTTTATTACTAAACTGACAATTTGAGCGCACTGTCAGTTCATACTATTACGCAGATAAAGGAGGAAACTATGGAACTCAAATTAGTACAAGTAGAAATTCCAGAAGGAAGTAATATTATCATAGGTCACAGCCATTTTATCAAAACTGTGGAAGATTTGTATGAAATTATGGTCGGAAGTTCGCCGCAAGTGAAATTTGGCATTGCCTTTTCCGAAGCATCTGGGCCATGCTTGATTAGAGTAGCGGGAAATGATGGGAATTTACAACAAGCGGCGACTAAGAATGCAGAAGCGATCGCCGCCGGACACACATTTGTTATTCTGCTAAAAGAAGCCTTCCCGATTAATTTTTTGAACGCGATCAAACAGTGCCAAGAAGTTTGCCGAATTCATTGCGCTACAGCCAACCCCGTACAAGTAATTGTCGCAGAAACAGACCAAGGACGCGGTATTTTGGGCGTTGTGGATGGATTTTCGCCCAAAGGTGTGGAAACTGCCTCCGATGTGAAAGCGCGTCAGGAATTTTTACGCAAGATAGGTTATAAACTTTGAAAAAAGTTTCAGTGGTACGGAGCTAGTGGTTCACCTTAAATACAGGGAGTAAAACGTACCAAAGAAAATCAAAATAATCGCAGGAAAAGAGATTCTTCCAAACATAATTAATCGATCGAGTTTGATTTTATCCTTTTGGAAACGCTCTTTATGCCCCACTATGACTAGCAGCAGCTCTAAACCCAGTAGCAAGTAAACTAGATAAAAGGCATAGTCGAGAGCAACAACATAACCCACCCCATCTGGTAAGGACTCTAGCAAGCTGAGATGGTAAAATACCACTGCTAGCAGCAGACCGCTCAATACCTCAGCTGAGAGATTCTCGAAGGGAAGAAACAATAACAAGTATGCCACAACCACAAAGAACCAGAGAGGCAGCAAATTTTTGATGCTGAAACCGAGTAAGTCTCTTTTAATGGAGATGACAGTATTGAACTGGGAATATTCTAAATCCGAGTTGGTATCAATAACTCTGCGATCGCCTAAAGTAGATTTATTAACCAAGGTATCTTGGTAGAAGGTCACCTTTTCAGGAGTCCAAGCGCTGATTTCCTTAAAAACCTCCTCTTTCCATTGTTTAGGTAATTTTTTAGTGGTAGAGGACTTATCGCGCATTCCTACAAAGTCTATCGCATAAATCAACTTGTCTCGCGTTAGGTTGGCGTGTCGAAATCTCACCGACAAAAGCTGAGTGTCGAACGGGTAATCGTGAAAATCAAACTCCTCATGAAAATCGGCTTTAATCCGGTATACCTTATACTTTACATCAGCCTCTTGCCCTGATTTTATCGGCTCGCCAAGTTTTAATTTGTCCCCCGAATCGAGCCGATTTATTCCATAGTTAATAAACTCAATATTATCCGCGTCTAGGGCTGTTTTATATCTAAACCACAGATAAGAATCGACCAAATAGCTTGATGTTTTTTCATCTAAATAACTAACTTTATTAATATCTATACCCACGTAAACAATGTCGGTCTTGCGTAGATATCGATCGCCAACTTGCAAAATATCCCCTCTCGCGATTTGTTCATCAAAATCGGCAACTTTTTTAATATTGCTTATTGTTTGCAATTGAGTAAAAGCGGAGACAAGATTCCCTTTATCAAACAGCCCTACAGCAATAGGTACAACAGCATTTCGGTATTCATTCAAGTAAAACGTTCTCGTTCCTGTTTGGATAGCTGTTTCTGGGCTATCGATCCCAGCCAAACCATCTTTAACCAAGTAACGGTCTGTTTTGATATCTTTCCCCGTAAAAGCCTTTTTCGGTAAATCTTTCTTCGTCAATAGAGTCCGATCCATTGCTTCTACGAGCGCACTAATAGCATCATAGTAACAAGCGGCAGACCAACCAGGAGGAGTTCCGTAAGTTTGTTCAAATGTTGTCCTAAATTGTTGAGTTCGATCGTCCGCAACATCATAAATGAGTGGAACTGTGGCGTAAAGACCGTTTGTAAAGTAGCCGGGACTTTCCTTTTCTTCAGGAAGGTTAGCAACGCTTTCACCAATAGCCACATCACCGATATCATCGCCACCAAATAAGGGAAAATCCAAATTGCGCCTTTTGATTTCCACAATCAAGTTTGTCACTTGGTCGCGATTAGCCGCCAAGACAACCACATCGGTCGATTGACCGCTATCTTTGAGTTTTTGTAAGTCCTTAATAATAATCTCGTCTGTGGCTTTGTTTTGATTTTCTTCTAACTTCCACTTGGCTACTATGTCTCCTCCCAATTGTCGGAATTCAGCTTCAATGGTTTGGCCTAAACCTAAACCATAAGCATCGTAGCCGTGGATGAGGAAAATCTTTGAAT
The genomic region above belongs to Aerosakkonema funiforme FACHB-1375 and contains:
- a CDS encoding adenosine-specific kinase, giving the protein MELKLVQVEIPEGSNIIIGHSHFIKTVEDLYEIMVGSSPQVKFGIAFSEASGPCLIRVAGNDGNLQQAATKNAEAIAAGHTFVILLKEAFPINFLNAIKQCQEVCRIHCATANPVQVIVAETDQGRGILGVVDGFSPKGVETASDVKARQEFLRKIGYKL
- a CDS encoding ABC transporter substrate-binding protein — translated: MRRRKTILWLTLVLLGIVVSIGIAIFNAQNQEKITIAIAVPLTNVGDATQAAGKSMLQGVELYINKVNQAGGIQGKPLKLEVYDDQAKPEVAEKIAEEIVRSKAVAVIGHYSSSTSKAAGKIYQAAGIPAISGSATADSVTEGNDWYFRTVFADSFQGRFIAYYLKKVLGYSKIFLIHGYDAYGLGLGQTIEAEFRQLGGDIVAKWKLEENQNKATDEIIIKDLQKLKDSGQSTDVVVLAANRDQVTNLIVEIKRRNLDFPLFGGDDIGDVAIGESVANLPEEKESPGYFTNGLYATVPLIYDVADDRTQQFRTTFEQTYGTPPGWSAACYYDAISALVEAMDRTLLTKKDLPKKAFTGKDIKTDRYLVKDGLAGIDSPETAIQTGTRTFYLNEYRNAVVPIAVGLFDKGNLVSAFTQLQTISNIKKVADFDEQIARGDILQVGDRYLRKTDIVYVGIDINKVSYLDEKTSSYLVDSYLWFRYKTALDADNIEFINYGINRLDSGDKLKLGEPIKSGQEADVKYKVYRIKADFHEEFDFHDYPFDTQLLSVRFRHANLTRDKLIYAIDFVGMRDKSSTTKKLPKQWKEEVFKEISAWTPEKVTFYQDTLVNKSTLGDRRVIDTNSDLEYSQFNTVISIKRDLLGFSIKNLLPLWFFVVVAYLLLFLPFENLSAEVLSGLLLAVVFYHLSLLESLPDGVGYVVALDYAFYLVYLLLGLELLLVIVGHKERFQKDKIKLDRLIMFGRISFPAIILIFFGTFYSLYLR